In the genome of Longimicrobium sp., the window GCCAAGGCAATGGCCGAGGAAGACAACACCAGCGGCCTCACCCAGGACGGCCGCGCGCCCCTTTCGCCCGCCTTCGCCTCGCCCGAGCAGATCCGCAACGAGCCGCGGCTGACCCCCGCGTCCGACGTGTTCAGCCTGGGCGCCGTAGGCTTTCAGCTGCTGTCCGGCGACCGCCCCTACACCGAGATCGACCGCAGCCGGATGGGCGCGGGCATGGACGTGCCCACGCCCTCGCTGCGCGCCCGCAACCCGGGGGTGCCGGAAGAGGTGGAGGCCATCATCCGCCGCGCCCTGGCCTCCAACCCGGCGGACCGCTTTCCCCACGCGGGCGCCATGGCCGACGCGCTCGAGGGCCCGCTGCGGCGCCTGGGCGAAACGCCCGCCGCCGCCCTCCTCCCCGGCGCGGGAGCCCTGGCGGCGGACGACGACCGCACCATGCTCGACGGCGTGCCGATGGATGACGACCGCACCATGGTCGCCGGGATCGGCGGCGGGATGGCGGACGACCGTACGATGATGTCGCCGCCGCGGCACGCGGCCGTTCCCCGCCCCGAGCCCACGCCCGAGCCGGGATACGCGCAGCCGGTGATCAACCGCCCGCGTGGCCGCCCCGCCGCCGAGCCGGTCGGCCGACGCGGGGTGCATCCGATGGTGTGGGTGCTCCTGGTGGCGGTGCTGGGCGCGGCCGCGTTCTTCGCGCTGTCACAGGGCGGCGGAGGGGGCGACCGCCCGCTGGCCGCGGACAGCATCCAGGGCGACAGCGTCCGGCCCGACTCGGTAGACGCCACCGATCCGCTGGCGATGAGCCTGGAGGCGCAGCGGCACTACCGCATCGGCCAGTTCGATTCGTCCCTCGTGTACGCGCAGCGGGCCATCGACCTCGCGCCCAACAAGGCGGAGTATCGCGACCAGGCGGGCGCCGCGCTCATGCGCCTGGGCCGCTACGCCGACGCGGTGCCGCTGCTGGAGGGCGCCATCCGCATGGACCGGCGGTACGACCTGGCATACAGCCACTTGGCCGAGGCGCGCCTGCGCATGGCCGACACGCTGAACGCCATCAAGGCGCTGGAAGGCTTCATCGAGGTCACCCAGGCGGGCGGGGAGCGCGACCAGGCCAGCGCGCTGCTGGACCAGCTGAAGGAGGCCTCCACCGCGCAGGTGCAGCCGGTGCCGGGGCCGCTCGACACCACGCCGTCCATCCCCTTCCCGGAGCCGCCGCAGCCCCAGCCGCAGCCCGACACGGGGCGCACCCGGCCGGCGCCGCGCGACACCATCGTCATCAGGGACCCGGGC includes:
- a CDS encoding serine/threonine-protein kinase translates to MAGLESLLKGRELAGRYRIEEVIGRGGMGAVYRGTDLRLGRPIAVKVITASSGNDPELRDRIRARFRHEASAAAKLPHHPNVVPVYDYGTDEDLGLDYIVMELLRGHDLASRFQRGGPPPLAEALRILQHAARGVAVGHRSGLIHRDVKPGNIFLVEAEHAGEETQVRVLDFGIAKAMAEEDNTSGLTQDGRAPLSPAFASPEQIRNEPRLTPASDVFSLGAVGFQLLSGDRPYTEIDRSRMGAGMDVPTPSLRARNPGVPEEVEAIIRRALASNPADRFPHAGAMADALEGPLRRLGETPAAALLPGAGALAADDDRTMLDGVPMDDDRTMVAGIGGGMADDRTMMSPPRHAAVPRPEPTPEPGYAQPVINRPRGRPAAEPVGRRGVHPMVWVLLVAVLGAAAFFALSQGGGGGDRPLAADSIQGDSVRPDSVDATDPLAMSLEAQRHYRIGQFDSSLVYAQRAIDLAPNKAEYRDQAGAALMRLGRYADAVPLLEGAIRMDRRYDLAYSHLAEARLRMADTLNAIKALEGFIEVTQAGGERDQASALLDQLKEASTAQVQPVPGPLDTTPSIPFPEPPQPQPQPDTGRTRPAPRDTIVIRDPG